In Neodiprion pinetum isolate iyNeoPine1 chromosome 6, iyNeoPine1.2, whole genome shotgun sequence, one genomic interval encodes:
- the LOC124221074 gene encoding soma ferritin-like, translated as MKYFLMNSKPQSNFNLQTQHYTSRCKDDSSSTSSNAGDPVECGSPPGPWPTGNRVNFRFHPDTEAIMNRQFATEMKAFYYYLSMAGYFGRVDVALPGCESFFKQMHHEEHGHALRFFDYIKMRGGLVNLCSIEAPMNQDWKCPLNAFKVALEIELEVAEKLVETNNIAEKYKDLNASDFIVTGFMEDQMKSVNDIGRLVTVLSGVGDQALGRFMFDKDLLDHYVMPEFNILKKKK; from the exons atgaaatattttcttatgaATAGCAAGCCgcaatcaaatttcaatcttcAAACACAACATTATACATCAAGGTGCAAGGATGATTCATCATCTACATCGTCTAATGCTGGAGATCCGGTGGAATGCGGAAGTCCGCCAGGTCCATGGCCTACAGGAAATAGAgttaattttcgatttcatcCAGACACGGAAGCTATTATGAACAGACAGTTTGCTACCGAAATGAAagctttttattattaccttTCTATG GCAGGCTACTTTGGTCGGGTGGATGTAGCTTTGCCAGGAtgtgaatcatttttcaaacaaatgcaTCATGAAGAGCACGGACATGCTCTGAGATTTTTTGACTACATCAAAATGCGAGGCGGATTAGTTAATTTGTGTTCGATAGAAGCACCAATGAACCAAGACTGGAAATGTCCCTTGAATGCATTTAAG GTAGCTCTTGAGATAGAACTCGAAGTGGCAGAGAAGTTGGTTGAGACAAATAACATCGCAGAAAAGTATAAGGATTTGAATGCAAGTGATTTCATCGTAACTGGTTTTATGGAGGATCAAATGAAAAGTGTTAATGACATCGGAAGACTCGTTACAGTGTTGTCTGGTGTCGGAGATCAAGCTCTTGGGAGATTCATGTTTGACAAAGACTTACTTGATCATTATGTGATGCCAGAGTTCAATATTcttaagaagaaaaagtga
- the LOC124221076 gene encoding soma ferritin-like, with amino-acid sequence MSMIRQNFHPECENALNNQINLELYASYVYLSMAYHFDRHDIALSGLSSYFKKASDDERNHAMKFLTYQNKRGGRIVFMDIKCPEKGDWGTGKDAMIEALNLEKKVNESLLNLHTTASVHSDPNFLDFLETEFLQEQVDSIKEIGNHVTNLERVGEGLGVFMFDKQLQDSD; translated from the exons ATGAGTATGATAagacaaaattttcaccccgAATGTGAAAACGCTTTGAATAATCAAATTAACTTGGAATTGTATGCCAGTTACGTGTATCTTTCAATG gCCTATCACTTTGATCGTCATGACATTGCCCTATCTGGTCTCAGCAGCTACTTCAAGAAGGCTTCAGATGACGAACGCAACCATGCTATGAAGTTCTTGACTTACCAAAATAAACGCGGAGGCAGAATCGTTTTTATGGATATCAAATGCCCTGAGAAAGGTGATTGGGGTACCGGTAAAGATGCCATGATTGAAGCGCTGAACttggagaaaaaagtaaacgag AGCTTGCTCAATCTACATACCACAGCATCTGTCCACAGTGATCCAAACTTTTTGGACTTTTTGGAGACGGAGTTTCTGCAGGAACAAGTTGATTCCATCAAGGAAATTGGAAACCATGTCACCAACCTTGAAAGGGTTGGCGAAGGCCTGGGCGTTTTTATGTTTGATAAACAGTTACAGGATTCAGACTAA